The Colletotrichum higginsianum IMI 349063 chromosome 2, whole genome shotgun sequence genome has a segment encoding these proteins:
- a CDS encoding Membrane transporter, producing MAAPFHEDPEKANSQVQPPCEDAAGDLTLDAIEMVDWDGEADPANPRNWPARRRWGNVCLISMITIITPLASSMFAPAVPDMMKEFRDDSSAMASLVVSVYVVGFALGPLVFAPLSEIYGRLYVYHVCNVLFLVFTAGCALSTQTGMFVAFRLLAGCVGATPMVLGGGSIADIIPPSGEGRP from the exons ATGGCCGCTCCCTTCCATGAAGACCCCGAGAAGGCCAACAGCCAAGTCCAACCACCTTGCGAGGATGCGGCAGGAGACTTGACGCTGGATGCAATCGAGATGGTTGATTgggatggcgaggccgaccCCGCGAATCCTCGCAATTGGCCGGCACGGCGGAGGTGGGGGAATGTCTGTCTGATCTCAATGATCACCATCATAAC ACCGCTCGCATCATCCATGTTCGCACCGGCCGTTCCCGACATGATGAAGGAGTTCCGCGACGACAGCTCCGCCATGGCCTCCCTCGTTGTCTCGGTCtacgtcgtcggcttcgctCTGGGCCCGCTCGTGTTCGCACCCCTCTCGGAAATCTACGGCCGGCTATACGTGTATCATGTTTGCAACGTCcttttcctcgtcttcaCGGCGGGGTGCGCCCTGAGCACGCAGACGGGCATGTTTGTCGCTTTCCGCCTGCTCGCCGGGTGCGTGGGAGCCACCCCGATGGTTCTCGGGGGCGGCTCCATCGCCGACATCATCCCCCCGAGCGGCGAGGGACGGCCATGA
- a CDS encoding Fluconazole resistance protein, which produces MRETCAPILLAQKAKRLRRMTGDGRYQSRHEMEHGSVTKALRVALFRPIRLLFTKPILFVLSVDASIVYGYLYLVFTTLTFFYKSLYGFSSGTAGLTFLGIGIGMFVGLVSVGVVSDKIAVRRQRVRELKPEDRLPLLVPGAFLIPIGLFWYGWALEIRAFWLVPLLGMGVFGAGIIATFVPIQMYLIDTFHDHAASALAGLAMMRSTVGATLPLAEGQMSETLGHGWGNSLLGFVALALTPIPFLFIRYGERLRTGKSG; this is translated from the exons ATGCGTGAGACGTGCGCTCCAATTCTGCTGGCACAAAAGGCCAAACGCCTTCGGCGGATGACGGGAGATGGTAGATATCAGTCCCGGCATGAGATGGAGCATGGATCGGTGACCAAGGCGCTCCGGGTCGCCCTATTCCGTCCAATACGCCTGTTGTTCACCAAGCCCATACTTTTCGTTCTGTCAGTCGACGCCTCCATCGTGTACGGGTATCTGTATCTCGTCTTTACGACGTTGACCTTTTTTTACAAAAGTCTATACGGCTTCTCTTCGGGAACTGCTGGGCTGACCTTCCTGGGAATTGGCATTGGCATGTTTGTTG gcttggtgtccGTTGGTGTGGTATCAGACAAGATCGCCGTGCGGAGACAGCGCGTCCGGGAGCTGAAGCCAGAGGACAGGCTACCTCTCTTGGTTCCCGGTGCGTTCCTCATACCGATCGGTCTGTTTTGGTATGGCTGGGCCCTCGAAATTCGTGCATTCTGGCTGGTTCCGCTCCTGGGGATGGGCGTATTTGGCGCCGGCATCATAGCCACGTTTGTTCCCATCCAAATGTACCTCATCGATACGTTCCATGATCATgcggcctcggcgttggcggggctggcgatgatgagaAGCACCGTAGGAGCCACACTCCCCCTGGCAGAGGGGCAGATGTCCGAGACTCTAGGTCACGGCTGGGGGAATAGCCTGCTTGGTTTCGTTGCTTTGGCCCTGACCCCGATACCATTCTTGTTTATCAGATACGGCGAGAGGCTGAGAACGGGGAAATCTGGCTAG
- a CDS encoding Tam domain methyltransferase → MASTDETAPASADAPASPKSFKSARSHTSARSPVRSPSRSAQPPEPGSPLTGGPAEDREPVDEREPAGAPETTEAVRPAPAAPEEEHHPQLEADPDVASDTASNYASDVSDTASATSSIFHYQYENGRRYHAYRAGQYLLPNDDKEQERLDMTHHVFLLTLKGELCATRLQNPQNILDIGTGTGIWAIEVGDLFPSAQVIGTDLSPIQPDWVPPNVCFEIDDATLEWTFPKNHFDFIHARTLAGAVKDWPALLRQCYEHCRPGGRVEISEGRANFFCDDDTLGKDTATWQWLSEFRRLSAPLGFDIAPALPDMLRAEGFEQVDMVQRVVPMGTWPRDKELREIGRWFRVQFLEMALEAYTLALFTRAGNWSNEEVQVLLALVRAELKSDKIHLYTYTAFVTGRKPSS, encoded by the exons ATGGCGTCGACAGATGAGACTGCGCCGGCTTCCGCCGACGCCCCGGCCTCTCCCAAGTCCTTCAAGTCCGCCAGGTCTCACACCTCGGCACGGTCCCCGGTTCGCTCGCCGTCCCGGTCAGCCCAGCCACCGGAGCCCGGATCTCCTCTGACGGGCGGACCAGCCGAAGATCGTGAACCGGTGGACGAACGTGAACCGGCTGGAGCACCTGAGACAACTGAAGCAGTTCGGCCGGCCCCAGCAGCTCCAGAAGAGGAGCATCATCCCCAACTCGAAGCCGAT CCCGACGTGGCCAGCGACACCGCCTCCAACTACGCCAGCGACGTCTCTGATACCGCCAGCGCAACCTCGTCCATCTTCCACTACCAGTACGAGAACGGCCGTCGCTACCACGCCTACCGCGCCGGCCAGTATCTGCTgcccaacgacgacaaggagcaAGAGCGGCTGGACATGACCCATCACGTATTCCTTCTGACGCTGAAAGGAGAACTATGTGCCACTCGCCTCCAGAACCCCCAGAACATCCTCGATATCGGTACCGGCACAGGCATATGG GCCATCGAAGTCGGCGACCTGTTCCCCTCCGCCCAGGTCATCGGCACGGATCTGAGCCCGATCCAGCCCGACTG GGTCCCGCCCAACGTGTGTTtcgagatcgacgacgcCACGCTGGAGTGGACGTTCCCCAAGAACCACTTCGACTTCATCCACGCCCGCAccctggccggcgccgtcaaggactggcccgccctcctccgccagtGCTACGAGCACTGCCGgcccggcggccgcgtcgagaTCTCCGAGGGCCGCGCCAACTTCTTctgcgacgacgacaccctCGGCAAGGACACGGCGACGTGGCAGTGGCTCAGCGAGTTCCGGCGGCTCAGCGCCCCGCTCGGCTTCGACATCGCGCCCGCGCTGCCGGACATGCTGCGGGCCGAGGGCTTCGAGCAGGTCGACATGGTCCAGAGGGTCGTGCCGATGGGAACCTGGCCGCGCGACAAGGAGCTGCGGGAGATTGGGCGCTGGTTCCGCGTCCAGTTCTTGGAGATGGCGCTCGAGGCGTACACCCTGGCGCTCTTCACTCGCGCCGGCAACTGGTCCAACGAAGAGGTGCAGGtcctcctggccctggtGAGGGCGGAGCTGAAGTCTGACAAGATTCACTTGTACACTTATAC TGCATTTGTGACGGGTAGAAAGCCGTCAAGTTGA
- a CDS encoding Cytochrome P450: MPFAMEWSTSLLLFGAASLLYLVAVAVSRVYFGPLVGFPGSKLAALTLWNEFYWDVVKRGTFIWRIEEMHRKYGPIVRINPYELHIVDPDFYDELYSPGHKSDKYRWWTNLAGADGSSFSTVPHDLHRLRRGALNPFFSARSVARLEPLIRSKVDKLSARFSELAKTGEVVRLDAAFMALTMDVICDYAFAHDRRYLDEPDFKLLWKETIIGAFEGGAAGRQFPWMLPVMKRLPLPLVSAMNPCVGHLLRWQAGVRDQVRPILDRTDDDDDDDDDDIPSKQGDPSSRTTVFHALRDSDLPPGEKSLQRLCDEAEILTGAGSETTAQALTRILFYLKHVPDTLRRLRAELDAAMPSGAAEMPPWGELQKLPYLTAVIREGLRLSYGVTTRLPRIAHHDIEYKGYRIPAGTPVSQTPYFILTHPSVFPEPHRFRPERWVEAEAKGRRLDRYLVCFGKGSRQCLGINLAYAEMYLAVAAVVRRFDWDMFETTLDDVVCKHDFFVAVADLDSRGVRVKLSSRDNRRMT, translated from the exons ATGCCCTTCGCCATGGAGTGGAGCACGAGTCTGCTGCTGTTCGGAGCAGCTTCTCTGCTCtatctcgtcgccgtcgccgtttCCAGAGTCTACTTCGGTCCCTTGGTCGGCTTTCCGGGGTCGAAGCTCGCGGCTCTAACATTATGGAACGAGTTCTACTGGGACGTCGTCAAGCGGGGGACTTTCATCTGGCGCATCGAGGAGATGCACCGGAAGTACG GCCCCATCGTCCGGATCAACCCGTACGAGCTGCACATCGTCGACCCCGACTTCTACGACGAGCTCTACTCGCCCGGCCACAAGTCGGACAAGTACCGATGGTGGACcaacctcgccggcgccgacggcagctCGTTCTCGACGGTGCCGCACGACCTACAccgcctgcgccgcggcgcccTGAACCCTTTTTTCTCGGCGCGCtccgtcgcccgcctcgagcCGCTGATCCGAAGCAAGGTGGACAAGCTGTCGGCGCGGTTCTCGGAGCTCGCCAAGACGGGCGAGGTCGTGCGGCTGGACGCGGCCTTCATGGCGCTGACGATGGACGTCATCTGTGACTACGCCTTCGCCCATGACCGCCGGTACCTGGACGAGCCGGACTTCAAGCTCCTGTGGAAGGAgaccatcatcggcgccttcgagggcggcgccgccgggcggCAGTTCCCGTGGATGCTCCCCGTCATGAAGCGgctcccgctgccgctggtgTCCGCCATGAACCCCTGCGTTGGCCACCTCCTCCGCTGGCAGGCCGGGGTCAGAGACCAGGTTCGACCCATCCTGGACcggacggacgacgacgacgacgacgacgacgacgacatccccAGCAAGCAAGGGGATCCGTCTTCGAGGACTACGGTGTTCCACGCCCTGCGCGACAGCGATCTGCCCCCGGGCGAAAAGAGCCTGCAGCGGCTctgcgacgaggccgagatcctGACGGGCGCGGGCtccgagacgacggcgcaggCGCTCACGAGGATCCTGTTCTATCTCAAGCACGTCCCGGACACGCTGCGACGGCTCCGCGCGGAACTGGACGCGGCGATGCCAAGCGGCGCGGCCGAGATGCCCCCCTGGGGCGAGCTGCAGAAGCTGCCCTATCTG ACTGCCGTCATCCGGGAAGGCCTGAGACTCTCGTACGGAGTCACCACTCGACTGCCCCGGATCGCCCATCACGATATCGAGTATAAGGGATACAGGATACCTGCTGGA ACTCCTGTGTCCCAGACGCCCTATTTCATCCTGACGCACCCTTCCGTGTTCCCCGAGCCTCACAGGTTCCGGCCAGAGCGTtgggtcgaggccgaggccaagggcagaCGTCTTGACAGGTATCTCGTCTGTTTCGGCAAAGGCAGCCGTCAGTGCCTGGGAATcaa CTTGGCCTACGCCGAGATGTATCTCGCagtggccgccgtcgtccgccgCTTCGACTGGGACATGTTCGAAACgacgctcgacgacgtcgtctgCAAGCAcgacttcttcgtcgccgtcgccgacttGGACAGCAGAGGCGTCCGAGTCAAGTTGTCGTCCCGAGATAACCGGAGGATGACATGA
- a CDS encoding Exopolygalacturonase → MRITSLGVLAAATGLLSATTTAAQSGIPKRPVVEPAPFNSGKAMPYSPPRDEGRYCYVKPSCTAGRDDAPKILRAFTDCNDGGTVVLDQKYLVSSPLDLTFLKHVDVVITGEVHFNDDPYYWAENSFKFDFQNQSVFWKLGGEDINIYGDLGNDKSVIDGHGQAYWVEIQTNKSLLRPMLFSFDGVKGATMSHLRMRNPPNWFNLIANSTDVIISDMDLRAISENGVKIANSDGWDTYRSDRIVIQNSFIINTDDCVSFKPNSTNIVVQNLDCTGSHGMSVGSLGQYKGETDIVENLYIYNTTMADASDAARIKVWPGIETAFQTLLNGGGGLGRVRNVTYDTFKNINNDRAITITQCYGQKNQTLCEEFPANLTISDITLKNIYGTTSKKLDPQAGTLVCSAPDRCSNIRAENVTVTVPSGKTPVWECKNIDKSLLKINCAGGTGDERDTTNG, encoded by the exons ATGCGGATCACCTCTCTCGGCGTCTTGGCTGCGGCCACTGGCCTCTTgtccgccaccaccaccgccgcccagtCCGGCATCCCGAAGcgccccgtcgtcgagccggcGCCCTTCAACTCGGGCAAGGCCATGCCCtactcgccgccgcgggacGAGGGCCGGTACTGCTACGTCAAGCCGAGCTgcaccgccggccgcgacgacgcgCCCAAGATCCTCCGCGCCTTCACCGATTgcaacgacggcggcaccgtcgtcctcgaccagaAGTACCTCGTCAGCTCGCCGCTCGACCTGACCTTCCTCAAgcacgtcgacgtcgtcatcaccgGCGAGGTCCACTTCAACGACGACCCCTACTACTGGGCCGAGAACAGCTTCAAGTTCGACTTCCAGAACCAGTCCGTCTTCTGgaagctcggcggcgaggacatCAACATCTACGGCGACCTGGGCAACGACAAGtccgtcatcgacggccacggccaggCGTACTGGGTCGAGATCCAGACCAACAAGAGT CTCCTGAGGCCCATGCTGTTCTCCTTTGACGGCGTCAAGGGAGCCACCATGTCCCACCTCCGCATGCGCAACCCGCCCAAC TGGTTCAACTTGATTGCCAACAGCACCGATGTGATTATCAGCGACATGGACCTGAGGGCAATC AGCGAAAATGGTGTCAAGATTGCCAACTCCGACGGCTGGGACACGTACCGCTCCGACCGCATCGTTATACAGAATTCGTTTATCATAAACACGGACG ACTGCGTCTCGTTCAAACCCAACAGCACCAACATCGTCGTCCAGAACCTCGACTGCACGGGCTCCCACGGCATGAGCGTCGGCTCCTTGGGCCAGTACAAGGGCGAGACGGACATTGTCGAGAACCTGTACATCTACAACACCACCATGGCCGACGCCAGCGACGCCGCGCGCATCAAGGTCTGGCCCGGCATCGAGACGGCCTTCCAGACGCtcctcaacggcggcggcggcctcggccgcgtccgGAACGTCACCTACGACACCTTCAAGAACATCAACAACGACCgcgccatcaccatcacccaGTGCTACGGCCAGAAGAACCAGACCCTGTGCGAGGAGTTCCCG GCCAACTTGACCATCTCAGACATCACCCTCAAGAACATCTACGGAACCACGTCAAAGAAGCTCGACCCGCAAGCCGGCACCTTGGTGTGCAGTGCTCCGGAC CGCTGCAGCAACATCCGCGCCGAGAACGTCACGGTCACGGTCCCCAGCGGGAAGACGCCCGTGTGGGAGTGCAAGAACATCGACAAGAGCCTCTTGAAGATCAACTGCGCCGGCGGAACGGGCGATGAGCGCGACACCACCAACGGATAG
- a CDS encoding Thiamine pyrophosphate enzyme: MPFRHSPGPMVARCLRAAGPAAPGGRAGQGLARFKQTLAGVGGPGRRQLAAFSSVAPLHRGGGSASSPSFDAAIKPPPSRPVVEDEFKTVIDQARHLSSQSTEMYTASFAFFEALWDAGVTHCFVNLGSDHPSIIEAMVKGLREKKGSFPRIITCPNEMVAMSMADGYARLTGKPQCVIVHVDVGTQGLGAAVHNASCGRAPILVFAGLSPFTLEGELRGSRTEYIHWIQDVPDQKQIVSQYCRYSGELKTATNVKQMVNRALQFSRSDPQGPVYLCGAREVMEAEIEPYSIRQNEWDPVELGGLPKSAANNIAEALAGAKEPLVITGFGGRNHEFPAALVELANTVKGLRVVDTGGSDMCFPADHPGWLGLRFGIDEAVKTADVILVLDCDVPWINTLCHPRKDAKIFHIDVDPLKQQMPVFYIAAQSRYRASSLQSVEQITSLLKGQFAAQLESAEAKDREAKVKESHKQLLAKIEEKARPKADGEFGTGHLSRTLKKLCPEDTIWAIEAVTNTVFVHDNLQPTLPGSWINCGGGGLGWSGGGALGIKLATDFENGGKGKFVVQIVGDGTFLFSVPGSVYWIAKRYNIPVLTIILNNKGWNAPRRSLLLVHPDGEGSRATNEEINISFDPAPDYSGIAKAAAGGDLFAARVDKLDELEGVLKEAIKTVQGGQAAVLDIKVAMGS, encoded by the exons ATGCCCTTCAGACACTCTCCGGGGCCCATGGTCGCACGCTGCTTACGTGCGGCCGGGCCTGCAGCACCGGGTGGGCGAGCAGGCCAAGGGTTGGCCAGGTTTAAGCAGACGCTGGCCGGTGTCGGCggcccaggtcgccgccaGCTTGCCGCCTTCTCATCCGTGGCCCCGCTGCATCGAGGCGGGGGATctgcatcgtcgccgtcctttGACGCTGCTATaaagccgccgccatcccgGCCCGTCGTGGAAGACGAGTTCAAGACCGTCATCGACCAGGCCCGCCACCTTTCGTCACAGTCAACCGAGATGTATACTGCCTCGTTCGCCTTCTTCGAGGCCTTGTgggacgccggcgtcacCCACTGCTTCGTAAACCTGGGTTCCGACCACCCCAGCATCATTGAGGCCATGGTAAAGGGCCTCagggagaagaaaggaagCTTCCCTCGAATCATCACATGTCCTAATGAA ATGGTGGCCATGTCCATGGCCGACGGATACGCCCGCCTGACCGGAAAGCCGCAGTGCGTTATTGTTCACGTCGACGTGGGAACCcagggcctcggcgccgcggtGCACAACGCCTCGTGCGGGCGCGCGcccatcctcgtcttcgccggcctGTCCCCTTTTACtctcgagggcgagctgcGCGGCAGCAGAACCGAGTACATACACTGGATCCAGGACGTCCCGGACCAGAAGCAAATCGTCTCGCAGTACTGCCGCTACTCCGGCGAGCTGAAGACGGCCACCAACGTCAAGCAAATGGTTAACCGCGCCTTGCAATTTTCCAGATCCGACCCCCAAGGGCCCGTGTACCTTTGCGGCGCGAGAGAGGTCAtggaggccgagatcgagccTTACAGTATCCGCCAGAACGAGTGGGAccccgtcgagctcggcggtCTCCCAAAGAGCGCCGCCAACAACATCGCCGAGGCGTTGGCTGGAGCCAAGGAGCCCCTCGTCATCACAGGGTTCGGCGGCCGGAATCACGAGTTCCCGGCAgcgctcgtcgagctcgccaacaCGGTCAAGGGCCTACGGGTTGTCGACACGGGCGGGAGCGATATGTGCTTCCCCGCAGACCACCCTGGATGGCTTGGTCTTCGATTCGGCATCGACGAAGCcgtcaagacggccgacgtcattctcgtcctcgactgTGACGTTCCGTGGATCAACACGCTGTGCCACCCCAGGAAGGACGCCAAGATCTTCCACATCGACGTCGATCCGCTGAAGCAGCAGATGCCCGTCTTTTACATTGCCGCGCAGTCGAGATACCGTGCGAGCAGCCTGCAGTCAGTCGAACAGATCACGTCTCTCCTCAAGGGGCAGTTTGCTGCGCAGCTCGAGTCGGCAGAGGCCAAGGACcgcgaggccaaggtcaaggagtCACACAAGCAGCTGTtggccaagatcgaggagaaggcTCGGCCCAAGGCGGACGGCGAGTTCGGAACGGGCCACCTTTCGCGGACGCTGAAGAAGCTCTGCCCCGAGGACACCATCTGGGCGATCGAAGCCGTGACCAACACGGTGTTCGTACACGACAACCTTCAGCCCACGCTGCCCGGCTCGTGGATCaactgcggcggcggcggcctcggctggtccggcggcggcgctctgGGCATCAAGCTGGCGACCGACTTCGAgaacggcggcaagggcaagtTTGTGGTGCAAatcgtcggcgacggcacgTTCCTGTTTTCGGTGCCGGGCAGCGTGTACTGGATTGCCAAGCGGTACAACATTCCCGTGCTGACCATCATTTTGAATAACAAGG GATGGAACGCGCCACGGCggtcgctgctgctggtgcaCCCCGACGGTGAagggtcgagggcgacgaacGAGGAGATCAACATTTCGTTCGATCCGGCACCCGACTACTCGGGCATcgccaaggcggcggcgggcggggatTTGTTCGCCGCGCGGGTCGACAAGCTGGACGAGCTAGAGGGCGTGCTCAAGGAGGCTATCAAGACGGTGCAGGGCGGACAAGCGGCGGTGCTGGATATCAAAGTGGCCATGGGATCATAG
- a CDS encoding Cyclin: MSPKPDEGMPPQPTESNANEVPDLPPPPNPSSDPRLSIANSDSPPNVPENDDIFKLSPRSAMKLLSGGIEALVRITGDIPPTPPPTSPTLPNMRGMAAEKALIRSNSEKNLARMRQEAEAAMSHSHPSPRRPPMMSQMSGSSGSSGSAPQPIDGVHLRQTQSPTTPPPPSRPPEPYIIIGENSQPINLQHSAITRKFYSKKPPPIGIDEYLARIHRFCPMSTGVYLATSLYIHRLAVEEQTIPVTRRNAHRLVLAGLRVAMKALEDLSYPHSKMAKVGGVSDLELARLEISFCFLANFELVVREDTLKKHWEVLKKEQPLKLMHPNLPGLSLNRPPRNTASTEKENECD, encoded by the coding sequence ATGTCGCCCAAGCCCGACGAGGGCATGCCTCCCCAGCCCACAGAGTCGAACGCGAACGAAGTCCCCGACCTGCCCCCGCCGCCCAATCCTTCGTCCGACCCGAGGCTCAGCATCGCCAACAGCGACAGCCCTCCGAACGTGCCCGAGAATGACGACATCTTCAAGTTGTCGCCGCGATCGGCAATGAAGCTGCTgagcggcggcatcgaggcTCTTGTGCGAATTACGGGCGACatcccgccgacgccgccgcccacgagTCCGACATTGCCCAACATGCGAggcatggcggccgagaaggcaCTCATCCGCTCCAACTCGGAAAAGAACCTGGCGAGAATGCgccaggaggccgaggcagCCATGAGCCACTCCCACCCGTccccgcgccggccgcccaTGATGTCCCAAATGAGCGGCTCCAGCGGCTCCAGTGGCTCGGCGCCGCAACCAATAGACGGCGTCCACCTGCGGCAGACGCAAAGCCCGACaacgcctccgccgccttcgaggccgcccgAACCATACATCATCATTGGCGAGAACTCGCAGCCGATCAACCTCCAACACAGCGCCATCACGCGCAAATTCTACTCGAaaaagccgccgccgattgGCATCGACGAATACCTCGCGCGTATCCACCGGTTCTGCCCGATGAGCACTGGGGTGTATCTCGCGACGAGCTTATACATCCACCGTCtggcggtggaggagcaGACGATACCGGTGACGAGACGGAATGCGCATCGACTGGTGCTGGCGGGGCTCCGGGTGGCGATGAAGGCGCTGGAGGATCTCAGCTATCCGCACAGCAAGATGGCCAAGGTCGGGGGCGTCAGCGATCTGGAGCTTGCTCGGCTCGAGATCAGCTTCTGCTTCCTGGCCAACTTTGAGCTCGTGGTGCGAGAAGACACGCTGAAGAAGCACTGGGAGGTGTTGAAGAAGGAGCAACCACTAAAGCTCATGCACCCTAATCTCCCGGGTCTGTCGTTGAACCGACCGCCAAGGAACACGGCTTCCACCGAAAAAGAGAATGAATGCGACTGA
- a CDS encoding Btb poz-like protein, which produces MAEELSNDPEIVEDAPANPAGADVEMEGVGEDDNANANANANERDLPFAEGGENDPVEPRTTFVSYLSSPVVTLLVGRGESEAIVTAHQALLVKSPFFKEACAQFSDDGSPRQVELVGEDLDAVGCFLEYLYTGEYFPRKVAGSRTLEEDPATPDVDTDGAQLLKHARVYTLAEKFGVPGLRTLASSKIHCVNSTAKGEIAYARYVYAYTSKDDTTIRAPVASFWATRSHTLRSEAEEEFRSLCLEYPQFGYDVLTRVLDEKLKRERNDKLHPSSSTGSARKRARHSQI; this is translated from the exons ATGGCCGAGGAACTCAGCAACGACCCCGAGATCGTCGAGGACGCTCCCGCGAAccctgccggcgccgatgtcGAGATGGAGGGCGTCGGGGAGGATgacaacgccaacgccaacgccaatgCCAACGAAAGGGACCTCCCcttcgccgagggcggcgagaacGACCCCGTCGAGCCGCGCACGACCTTTGTCAGCTACCTGTCGAGCCCCGTCGTGACTCTGCTGGTCGGCCGGGGCGAGTCAGAAGCCATCGTCACGGCCCACCAGGCCCTGCTGGTGAAGAGCCCCTTCTTCAAGGAGGCCTGCGCCCAGttcagcgacgacggcagc CCGCGCCAGGTCGagctcgttggcgaggatctcgacgccgtcggctgCTTCCTCGAGTACCTCTACACGGGAGAGTACTTCCCCCGCAAGGTGGCCGGCTCGCGcaccctcgaggaggacccCGCGACGCCCGACGTCGACACGGACGGCGCCCAGCTGCTCAAGCACGCGCGCGTCTACACCCTGGCCGAGAAGTTTGGCGTGCCCGGCCTGCGCACGCTGGCCAGCTCCAAGATCCACTGCGTCAACTCGACGGCCAAGGGCGAGATCGCCTACGCCCGCTACGTCTACGCGTATACCAGCAAGGACGACACTACCATCCGCGCCCCGGTCGCCAGCTTCTGGGCCACCCGCTCCCACACCCTGCgctccgaggccgaggaggagttCCGCTCTCTGTGCTTGGAATACCCCCAGTTCGGATACGACGTGCTCA CCCgtgtcctcgacgagaagctcaagagAGAGCGCAACGACAAGCTCCATCCTTCATCGTCCACCGGCAGCGCCCGCAAGCGCGCGCGTCACAGCCAGATCTAG